From one Lycium ferocissimum isolate CSIRO_LF1 chromosome 7, AGI_CSIRO_Lferr_CH_V1, whole genome shotgun sequence genomic stretch:
- the LOC132065477 gene encoding uncharacterized protein LOC132065477 has translation MKKGIHPQMQWISYVTQSGRLMHVMMTKIHQTGKVYHIRARRQMAQSIGQIAKFKRRYGEKEEEEEKTEK, from the coding sequence atgaagaaaggaaTTCACCCTCAAATGCAGTGGATATCCTATGTGACGCAAAGTGGACGGTTGATGCATGTTATGATGACCAAAATACACCAAACAGGCAAGGTTTATCACATAAGAGCAAGGCGTCAGATGGCTCAAAGTATTGGTCAGATTGCGAAGTTTAAGCGCCGGTATGGTGAGaaggaggaagaggaggagAAAACAGAGAAATGA
- the LOC132065473 gene encoding protein transport protein SEC23 D-like, whose product MCLCRTKHSLKRRLRIRTLQFGVAHSINEIYDSVDSEVVLTLLVHKVILASLEQGVREGRMLLHDWLVVLTAQYNDACKLIQSGHGGSTGVHIDVAFSQCPQLQPLPRLVFALLRNPLLRLHEEGVHPDYRIYLQCLFSALEPSSLNRAIYPLLTSYASLDKQAYPRHSLSRAALITSGSPIFFLDAFTNLIVFYASTADPSLPFPPPQDCLLRTTINKLKQERCITPKLTFIKGGQDDATAFENYLIEEQDVEGSGFTSVMGFVSFLEEINQSTLEYLK is encoded by the exons ATGTGTTTGTGCAGAACAAAGCATTCTCTCAAAAGGAGATTAAGGATTCGAACTCTTCAGTTTGGAGTAGCTCACAGCATAAATGAGATTTATGATAGTGTTGATTCTGAAGTGGTGCTTACATTACTTGTCCACAAG GTTATTCTAGCCTCGTTGGAGCAAGGCGTTCGAGAGGGCAGAATGTTACTTCACGATTGGCTTGTTGTTCTTACGGCTCAGTATAATGATGCTTGCAAACTTATTCAGTCTGGGCATGGAGGTTCAACAGGCGTTCACATTGATGTTGCATTCTCTCAATGTCCTCAACTGCAACCTTTGCCCCGTTTGGTTTTTGCTCTATTACGAAATCCTCTTCTCCGTTTACACGAAGAAGGCGTGCATCCTGACTACCGAATATATCTTCAGTGTCTCTTTAG TGCACTAGAACCTTCTTCTCTTAATCGTGCCATCTATCCATTGTTAACCTCATATGCCTCGCTGGACAAACAAGCATATCCTCGACATTCCCTGAGCCGGGCTGCACTGATTACAAGTGGGAGCCCAATATTTTTCCTTGATGCATTCACAAATCTCATTGTGTTCTACGCTTCAACAGCAGACCCTTCGCTTCCTTTTCCACCACCGCAGGACT GCTTACTGAGAACAACAATAAACAAGCTGAAGCAAGAGAGATGTATCACACCGAAACTTACCTTTATCAAGGGAGGGCAGGACGATGCAACAGCGTTTGAGAATTATCTGATAGAGGAACAGGATGTGGAAGGAAGTGGCTTCACAAGTGTTATGGGTTTCGTTTCGTTCCTTGAGGAGATTAATCAGAGCACGTTAGAGTACTTGAAATAA
- the LOC132062278 gene encoding DNA polymerase II subunit B4 gives MKIQEKEKEKEKEKAAPAATVQMDQEGLPKTIVRRLVKDKLSQLSTDTDISLLRDSLVAFSESARIFIHYLSATANDICKESKRQTINAEDVFKALEEIEFPELIEPLKASLEVFREKNSKRKSASSKSAESNKKAKLKEPVENGKDKMEEQEQPSDNENEDVQAGEEINEVEDREEINEVEAGEEMNEVEDSADD, from the exons ATGAAGAT AcaagagaaggagaaggagaaggaaaagGAGAAAGCAGCACCAGCAGCAACAGTTCAAATGGATCAAGAAGGTTTACCCAAGACTATAGTACGCAGGCTAGTGAAGGATAAGCTTTCTCAGTTATCCACTGATACTGATATCTCTCTTCTTCGTGATTCTCTCGTTGCTTTCTCTGAAAGTGCCCGTATTTTCATCCATTATCTCTCCGCCAC TGCTAATGACATATGCAAGGAGTCTAAGAGGCAAACAATAAATGCAGAGGATGTGTTCAAGGCCCTTGAAGAGATTGAGTTTCCCGAGCTCATCGAACCCCTCAAAGCTTCTCTCGAGG tATTCAGAGAAAAGAACTCTAAAAGGAAGTCAGCATCATCGAAGTCTGCAGAATCTAACAAAAAGGCCAAGCTGAAAGAACCTGTGGAAAATGGGAAGGATAAGATGGAAGAGCAAGAGCAACCCTCCGATAACGAAAATGAAGATGTACAAGCTGGAGAAGAAATCAATGAAGTCGAAGATAGAGAAGAAATCAATGAAGTCGAAGCTggagaagaaatgaatgaagtcgAGGATAGTGCTGATGATTAA